CCTCCCAATTTTGAAGAATATCAAAGGCTGAGATGCCGAGTTTCTTTTCATGCTCTTCAGTTCCGTCAGGAAGTTCAGGAACTTTCCGCTAAGGTTTTACAGAGGCAAGAGAAACTTCATTGTCACAtcttatgtttgtttttttcgGTTTCTGAGTATTTCATGATATAATTATAGATTACGAGCTCCTAGTCGTCCATTCATTGCTTTTGATCCTGGCATGACGAGAGAGTCTTTAGCTTATCACGGTTGTGCTGAACTTTTTCAGGTATATAATTTTATCTGTGATAACTACCTTAAACTACTCAGCTTTTCGTATATGAACTTCAATAACGACGGTCTTTGAATCTTTGCTAGGATGTACATACTGAACTCATTCAACATAAAAGAACATGGATGATAAAACGTGGGATTGTCAAAGGGAAGCTTTCAGTCAACTCAGCTGAAGCAAGACTCAATGGATCTTGTCCTTTAATGCCTGAGGAGGTGAGAGAATTTGTTTTAGACTTTCGACAAGGCTTAAAGGCTTGTTTGTTatggaatataaaaaaattattttgacattCAATAATTTAGATTTTTAAGCAGAAACTATTGTTTGTTTACCATGatgaaaaacttattttttttatttaaaaatcatcTGCTGTAAATGATTTTCACGAGAAGCTACTACAAACAAGTTAATAATTTAAGTGGTTTTtagattctcattttttttaaaagctatAACAAACGGATGAATATTACTAAAAGtgatgattattattttaaaaagtgaaacaaaCAGGCCTTAATTTTTCAGTGTCAGTGAATTGGTTGGAGAATGACTGTTCAAACTTCAGTAATTAACAGTTATTATACGATCTACAATTTTGATCTCTTGCAGATTGGTATACTTCTGCGTGCCTATGGATACTCGAAGGATGCAATTATATATGTATCTGGAGGAGAAGTCTTTGGTGGTCAAAGAACATTGATTCCTCTTCATGCGATGTTTGAAAATGTTGTTGATAGAACTTCTCTTACTACACCTTGGGAGATGATTAAGATATACGGGCAAGAAGTTAACCTTGTTAATCCTCCTCCGGGACCACCACCTTTCGAAGAAGTTAAAAAGCTTGCAGCTTGGAAGAACGCAGGTCCACGTCCTCGTCCACTTCCTCCACCTCCAGCAAGGCCGAAATCGTATAACATAGAGGGTTGGTGGGGTTGGGTAGCCGAAAGTGATAATGAACCTGATAGCACAGTAATGGAACTGAGGACCAATGCTCATAAATTACTATGGGAGGCTATTGATTATGCTGTTTGTGTTGAAGCCGATGTGTTCATCCCCGGATTTGACCGTGACGGGAAAGGGCATTCGAATTTCGCTAGCCTGGTGATGGGGCACAGGCTATATCAGTCGGCTGCGTCAAAGACATTTAGACCCAACAGGTAAATAACTCTACCTTGGTCGATGTTTCTATGTTCTTTTTCACAAACAAAAGATTAAGTAATGATATTTTAAGCATGAAGAAGATTTCATATACTTCTTTTGATGCAGAAAGGAAGCTGCTAAATTTGTAGACGAGATTCGTGAACACATGTATCAAGCAAATCGTACGTGGCTAAAATCAGTTCGCAGACATTTGAGAAAATCATTACTTGATGGAATCATAGAAGCATCAAGTAAATCAAAACCATTATCCTTTCT
This genomic interval from Trifolium pratense cultivar HEN17-A07 linkage group LG6, ARS_RC_1.1, whole genome shotgun sequence contains the following:
- the LOC123889444 gene encoding O-fucosyltransferase 27 isoform X2, which encodes MPEIQSTTSTKGISSQFKSFAYLYNEDQFIFSLAKDVKVVRTLPKYLKGARRKKEIPVFKVPYSASPFYYFHHVLPILKKHSVVELVVSNGGCLQAILPPNFEEYQRLRCRVSFHALQFRQEVQELSAKVLQRLRAPSRPFIAFDPGMTRESLAYHGCAELFQDVHTELIQHKRTWMIKRGIVKGKLSVNSAEARLNGSCPLMPEEIGILLRAYGYSKDAIIYVSGGEVFGGQRTLIPLHAMFENVVDRTSLTTPWEMIKIYGQEVNLVNPPPGPPPFEEVKKLAAWKNAGPRPRPLPPPPARPKSYNIEGWWGWVAESDNEPDSTVMELRTNAHKLLWEAIDYAVCVEADVFIPGFDRDGKGHSNFASLVMGHRLYQSAASKTFRPNRKEAAKFVDEIREHMYQANRTWLKSVRRHLRKSLLDGIIEASSKSKPLSFLSHPIPECSCLRHDSFEASKNSSIPLSLGVTHQCPAWMDTGSVSQSKDKENDDDGDDDDSVSGLFFKQSGGNNEGEAEVNTKEENQFEDQEELEGGDR
- the LOC123889444 gene encoding O-fucosyltransferase 27 isoform X1, with the translated sequence MKGEIKMKSKMKWVGLIGIVLSAFSIFIHFLLARFTELGVSDYQSSVTIFSWRPIFDKTDFPTNSASYRRLWGQVKRLESLYPDSNPRGYYSDPGSQTNGFIFVRIQGGFHEIRNSIADVVVVARLLNATLAMPEIQSTTSTKGISSQFKSFAYLYNEDQFIFSLAKDVKVVRTLPKYLKGARRKKEIPVFKVPYSASPFYYFHHVLPILKKHSVVELVVSNGGCLQAILPPNFEEYQRLRCRVSFHALQFRQEVQELSAKVLQRLRAPSRPFIAFDPGMTRESLAYHGCAELFQDVHTELIQHKRTWMIKRGIVKGKLSVNSAEARLNGSCPLMPEEIGILLRAYGYSKDAIIYVSGGEVFGGQRTLIPLHAMFENVVDRTSLTTPWEMIKIYGQEVNLVNPPPGPPPFEEVKKLAAWKNAGPRPRPLPPPPARPKSYNIEGWWGWVAESDNEPDSTVMELRTNAHKLLWEAIDYAVCVEADVFIPGFDRDGKGHSNFASLVMGHRLYQSAASKTFRPNRKEAAKFVDEIREHMYQANRTWLKSVRRHLRKSLLDGIIEASSKSKPLSFLSHPIPECSCLRHDSFEASKNSSIPLSLGVTHQCPAWMDTGSVSQSKDKENDDDGDDDDSVSGLFFKQSGGNNEGEAEVNTKEENQFEDQEELEGGDR